One genomic segment of Candidatus Atribacteria bacterium includes these proteins:
- the feoB gene encoding ferrous iron transport protein B: MKIALMGQPNSGKSTIFNHVAGYKAVTSNFPGKTVTYNLTKFNLFGKALELVDLPGTYSLTSFDLAELEARKYLLNGNVDAVINVVDASLLSRSLELTLQLLELKLPMVICLNMIDEAERKGIRIDIEKLSKILGVPVVPVIAVKGKGIKELFSTAYKMGGKKKITKTLNFSKDVEEVIEKLFAQIKEKQISKEFNVPERFLAIKYLENDHYFMENFKSRDKKNFKEINYFQNLLEEVHGRPSDVVISSERHHLSMNIYESVVSLTKPHISLIDYLDNILMHPLLGYISLGLIFYLFFNLIFGVGKIVEEPLLDYFYKLIPLLGKSIDSGTLLFSIMSGIIQGLAGGIAIVLPYLFPFLFGLAILEDLGYLPRIAFLLDAFLHKIGLHGKAIIPFILGYGCTVPAIMATRILESKRDRFIASVLTTMIPCAARMTIIFALVAFYISPQAALAIYILNIMVIIISGKILSRLLPEITPGMILEIPAYHIPSIKVALAKTWLRMKEFIFVAWPLLIAGSTILSLLQYYKADMLINNLFSPLTSLLGLPFVVGTTLIFGILRKELSMLMLIQAIGTSNVAAVMSTTQIMTFTIFVIFYVPCIATVAVLWKEIGSKRTLFAMAFTFVFAVLLATITRFVY, from the coding sequence GGGGCAGCCTAATTCAGGAAAAAGCACCATCTTTAATCATGTAGCCGGATATAAAGCGGTAACCTCTAATTTTCCGGGAAAGACTGTAACCTATAATCTAACCAAATTTAATCTTTTTGGTAAGGCTTTAGAGTTAGTGGATTTACCGGGAACATATTCTTTAACCTCATTTGACCTAGCTGAGCTTGAAGCCAGAAAATACTTGCTAAATGGTAATGTTGATGCGGTTATAAACGTTGTTGACGCTTCACTTCTTAGTAGAAGTTTAGAGCTTACCCTTCAACTCTTGGAGCTTAAATTACCGATGGTGATATGTCTTAACATGATTGATGAAGCTGAACGTAAAGGAATCAGAATTGATATTGAAAAGTTATCTAAAATATTAGGCGTTCCAGTTGTACCGGTAATTGCGGTAAAAGGAAAGGGAATAAAAGAGCTTTTTTCAACAGCCTATAAGATGGGAGGAAAAAAGAAAATAACTAAAACTCTGAACTTTAGTAAAGATGTTGAGGAAGTTATCGAGAAATTATTCGCACAAATTAAAGAGAAACAGATCAGTAAAGAATTTAATGTACCGGAACGATTTTTGGCTATTAAATATTTAGAGAATGATCATTATTTTATGGAAAATTTTAAAAGTAGAGATAAAAAAAATTTTAAAGAGATTAATTACTTTCAAAATTTGCTTGAAGAAGTTCACGGCAGACCTTCTGATGTAGTTATTTCCTCTGAGCGGCATCATTTATCGATGAATATTTATGAATCTGTAGTTTCACTTACTAAGCCCCATATAAGTTTAATAGATTATCTGGATAATATCTTAATGCATCCACTTTTGGGGTATATTTCTTTAGGTCTAATTTTTTACTTATTTTTTAATTTAATTTTTGGTGTTGGGAAAATAGTAGAAGAACCATTATTGGATTATTTTTATAAGCTAATTCCTTTACTAGGAAAAAGCATCGATTCAGGTACACTATTATTTTCAATAATGAGTGGTATTATCCAAGGATTAGCCGGCGGGATAGCTATTGTCTTGCCTTATTTGTTCCCATTTTTATTTGGTTTAGCTATTTTAGAAGATTTAGGTTATCTGCCACGCATAGCTTTCCTCTTAGATGCGTTTTTACATAAGATTGGTTTACACGGTAAAGCAATTATACCTTTTATATTAGGCTATGGCTGTACTGTTCCGGCTATCATGGCTACCAGAATTTTGGAATCGAAAAGAGACCGTTTTATTGCCTCCGTGCTGACTACCATGATTCCCTGTGCTGCGCGAATGACTATAATATTTGCATTGGTGGCTTTTTACATTAGCCCTCAAGCAGCTTTGGCTATTTATATTTTAAATATTATGGTAATTATCATATCAGGAAAGATATTATCTCGCTTGCTGCCAGAGATAACCCCGGGAATGATCTTAGAAATCCCGGCTTATCATATTCCTTCTATAAAAGTTGCATTAGCCAAGACCTGGCTCAGAATGAAAGAATTTATATTTGTGGCCTGGCCTTTACTTATTGCGGGCAGTACAATTTTAAGTTTATTACAATATTATAAAGCAGATATGCTTATAAATAATCTTTTTTCTCCTCTAACCTCTCTCCTCGGTCTCCCTTTCGTGGTGGGCACTACTCTGATATTCGGTATTCTTCGTAAAGAACTTTCTATGTTAATGTTAATTCAGGCTATAGGAACTTCTAATGTCGCCGCAGTAATGTCTACAACTCAAATTATGACCTTTACTATCTTTGTAATTTTTTATGTTCCCTGTATTGCGACCGTTGCGGTTCTATGGAAAGAAATTGGAAGTAAGCGAACGTTATTTGCTATGGCTTTTACTTTTGTTTTTGCTGTTCTTTTAGCAACCATTACGCGATTTGTATATTAA